In the genome of Acaryochloris sp. CCMEE 5410, the window AGCAGAATCAGGCCATAACTTAATGCGGGGAATACTCGGTACAACCTGTGGATTAGCAGAATTGAAATGGATGGCTAGGACGTCATCTGTCACCACAGGAAATTTTTTCTGATAAAAAACCTCTGCCAAAGTTGATTTTCCAGCTCGAGATGCTCCAAGGAACGCAATGGCAAAATTGTCAATTACAATGCAACTGCCATGAAGGACTAATAAACCTCGCTGGCGTAAGAGAATTGAAAAAATAGGACCATAAATTGCCGATTGTATTAGGCTTAAATCTACATCTTCATAAGGGGCAATGCTAATTTCTTTCCCTTCATGTACTCTAAAACGTAGTGTATTATCAAGCTTTCCTTGGAAAGATTTTAAGCTTTTATTGGTGGGAGAGAGATGATTTTTCTTTGATAGTTTGAGGGTGACGTCTGGATGACAATTTACTTCTACCAATTCTGGTAAAGGCACCTGTGATTCAAGACAAAAATCAAAAACAGAATAGATGGGCATAATCTGAATTAATTTAATCAAAATAGGGAAAGGTGGAAAATCCTAACTTTCCCTATTTCATTTTAAAGAAAGTAGTTGTCTATTCTTACTCTTCCTCTAAATCGGGTTTAACAATCCCAATCGATTCAATATCATCTCCACCTTCTTCTATCCTCTCATTACGTTCCCTATCTTCGGGACCATTATCACCTAGTTCAGTGGTGATTTTTTCCATTCGACCAAAAGCAGTCAATGTTGGGGAACTAAATTTCTGTTTCATGGGAAAAACTCCTAGTAATCAGTATTGGGTTGGACGTGTTTCTTCAAGGACTAGATAAGCAGCTGATTAGCCTGACCTCGAAAAATAGAAAATGATCTGAGTGTGGTCCTAAGCTCCTGAAAATCCAGTAAAGACCCAAATTAAGGATCTTCCGCTATCCCTTAGGACTTTATAAATCGGTTCTTGTTCATTGTTTGTAGGAACATAAACGGGGGTAAAGGTTATACCTTGACTGCCTAAAACTATGGAAGCAATAGCTTTGGCTCTTGGCATATGGTCATTAGATGTAATGACATAAATGTGTTGAATTCGACGCTGCTTAAATTTAGGAACTAACGTCGTAAAGTTAGTGACAGTATCAGTTGCTTGATAATCCAAATGCACTCTCGAGCGTTCAATCCCTAAAGCCTGAAAAAACGATAACGCTTTTTCAGGCTTAGTGCCACTAGAGATCCAAATATCGAGATGGTTTTCGAATTGAGCAATTTGGGCGGCACTTTTTTCTCGATCTGGATTTCCACCCAAAACCAAAATGGCTTGGGGACTTGGAGCTTGCCAAGCTGCGATTGTAAGCCGAATGGGGATAATGCTGATCAAAGCAGCGCAGAGCCCCAGAAGAAATATGATGGTATATTTTCTAGTCTTGCGGTGGATTTTAAGCATTTACTAGAAAAACAAATCAATTAGGATAGATATGAGTTAATTAGTTTTCAAATACCTGTTAAATCAACCAGTTATCTAATGGTGTAATTCAGTGAGTTGCTTCACTAAACCATTGCTTGAAGAGTGTACTTGGTCTGTATAGCGTCCATAGTAGGAATAGTAGGAATGAGGTTCATTGCTATCTATCACACCGTTAATTACAGTTCCTAAAACGATTAAATTAGATTGCGTCAATAATTCATTCGCCTTTTGGGCAAGTTCACGTTCTAAGTGTTCCGGGCGGGCGACCAAAACAATTCCATCTGCAATTTTGCCAATCACTAATGGGTCAGCAACAGAAACTAATGGTGGAGAGTCAATCAGAACATAATCATATGTATCCAGTTGTCCTTGCACAAAAGCAGAAAATTCCTCAGATTCCAGCATGGGTAATGGATTTGATGAAATCCGCCCTGCCGTAATAACATCTAACCCTTTTGATACGCGATGGGTAGGGAGTGAATGCTGCTCAACTACGTTATTCCTTAAAAGAATATGCGTTAAACCTTCTTGGTTCTTCAACTCCCAAATATGGTGTTGTGAAGCCAGGCGAACATCAGCATCAATCAACAAGACTCGATGATTCATTTGGGATAAAGACGCAGCCAGGTTGGCGCATGTTGTGCTTTTCCCTTCTTGAGTAATGGCACTAGTTACCATAATGATGCGGGGCGACAATTCTAAACTCAAAAACTTGAGACTGGCCTGCAGCATTCGGTATGCTTCGCTCACATGAGATGCAGGATTCGCCAGAGTCGGGAGTTTGGAATATTCTCCTTCCGCTTCTGCAAAGGTGGGGATCTCACCCAAAATTCGGTAAGGATAAATTTGTCGAATATCCTCTTTGGACTTAAGCTTGCGATCGACTCGCTCTAGTAGGTACACGATACTAGCCGCGAGTAACAGACCTGCCATCCCCCCTCTCATACCTGCAGACATATAGGTTGTTCGAGTCGGTTCGGGACGGGTTGCGTTCTGCAAAATCTTGACCGTTGGCGTGGCTTGATTCGCTGTCACTTTTAGCTCTTGGATTTGCTCCAGTAAATTTTGGTAGGTTGATGCAGCCGCTTTAGCATTGCGTTCTAGATCATTTTGTTGCTGTTCCAGTTGCGGGAGCGTTTTAGCCTGCAGATTGTATCGAGAGAGTTGGTTTCTAAAGGTGGCTAATTGCTGCTCTAGCCCTCGCCGTTTAATTTCTAATTGAATCAACTGGGCGCGCAAGTCATGTTGTTGATTTCCAACAAGACTAAGCTGTGATGTGGATTGAGTAGATTCTTCAGCTTTCTGCTTTAATAACGCTTGCAGTTGCACTTGACGTTCTACCAGCTCCTGGATTACCGGGTGATCTGGATGAAAGTTGGAACGGGCTTCAGCGATCTGCTTTTCAACTTCTTCATGACTTTTGGTGATGCTAGCATGGCTGGTAGTAATTGTAAGCAATGCTTGTTGAGGATCGAGCCCTAGCAAGCTTTGTAATTTTTGTTGCTGGGCTTGCGTCTCCGATAACTGTCGATGAGTTTGATCTAAGGTAACTTGCAGATCATTTTGTGCTTTGGCATTTGCTTCTTTGGCACTATCCAAGTCGTTTATTTGATAGGTCTCCTTAAATCGCCGTAAAGCTGAATCAGATCTGAAAACCCGTTGTTTAACTTCAGGAAGTTGTCTGTTAATAAAGTCAATTGCGGCTAACGTAGAAGCCCGATTTTTCTCCAAGTTTTCATCCACATACTGCTGCATAATTTGGTTAACCACAGCTGCAGAAAGCTCAGGCTTGTTTGCAGAGTAACGGATTGCAACAACGTTAGTTTCATCTAACTGTACAATCCTTAAATTCTCCTGCATCTCACCAAGACTTGGTTGTATTCTAGGATCACCAATCTTCTCTAGTACTTTAATCAGTTGTTCAGGGGAAGACATCGACAACACTTCTGTATCCAAGGAACGTTGCCACTGCATGGAAGATTGGCCACGTTCGTTTTCATTGATAGCCGAATCCAAACCAATTAGTTCAGAGCTGCGCTGACCTTCTTCGAACTTAAGCTGGCCCGAAGCAATATACTTGGGCTCTTCTTGATAAACACGAAAAAGCGATATAACCAAAACAACGAGAAAGGTTAGGCTTGCTGGCAACCACCGTCGCCTAACCATCAACCAATATTTAATAAAGTCAGATTGTTGTGAACTTTCCATCACAACGGGAGTGTGAGTCATGGAGAATTACCAGGGATTTTAAAATTCTGTATCTCTCAGTAAGGTCGTCGTTCTTCTAAAAACGCTGAAGTCAAGTAGGAAAAATATGCTTACAAACACAACTAGATTTCTAGATCACTTAACAAACACTAGAAATCTTAGTAAATATGTCCAAACTGTTTGATTTTATGGGCTGCCATACGGGCTTGCTTACGCGTAAATTCCCCCACAGAGGGATTACCTCTTGGATCTGTCACCCCCATAACGCGTTGCCAAAGTTCGGGGGGAGGCGTAGAAACCCTATATTCCCGATCGATTTTGTGGATGTGATACCAAGTGACCTTTTGGCATTCCTCACACCAAAATGCTTCTAGCCAGTGATTATTAAGAATCACCTCTGACTGAGCCGCTAATATTCGTCGAGAGGCTTGTTTGCCAATTCCATATTCTAATAATTGGGATGGTTGATTAGAGTAAATGGCGTGTTTTTGACTAACACTGTCTAAATAGCAGTGATGAACAGGACAATAAATCGCTCTTCTTTTCGAGCGTTTCCGATTGCGATCGCACCTTCTCCCCAAATTCGGCCTCCTTTGCTCGTAAATACATCATTCGCGGCATCGCAAGGTTCGTGTTTTGAGGCTGAGATCAGAAAGACCATCGAAGACCCAGAAACAAAAATCAAAGGGTATTTAATTTATCTCAATACTGAAGAAAACAGCTGCCAAAAATCAGGATATTTAGATAGCAGCTAAAGGCATGAAGCCTTTTTCTATGTAAGAACCAGATTAATAGGTGTACTAAAAATCAAGATTCCATTGTAAATATGGCTCAGTTGTTGATGTAATGCCAGTCATATTTCCCCCTATGAATCGATTTGCTGACAATAAAAAAACAGGTGTGAACTATAGTTCGAATAAAATGTCAAGCTCAATACTAGTGTAATACATTCAAAATAGAAAGTAGACTTAACAGAAATTTTATTCTATCCATATTTATTGGATCCGTAGAAAGCATAGCACGCTACATTTATAATGTTAAGCAAAAAAAGTCATATAAAGTCATATATCTTGTGATTTAAAGTAGCCATACTATATTCATCGAAAATCAATAAAATTCCCTAAAAATTTAGCAATTGCAAGATTCCTTTTTAAGCTCAACCTTACTTTTCTGACATTATCGCTTATTTTTAGCAAATCAACATCCTGATATAATTCTGCTTAAGACTATGTTTTTTTCTCTTTGAGATGTAAAAAATATCCTTTTTATCTGGCTTTTAGAAGCATTTCATCTCAAGGCTTGAATAATAAAGAAATGGGCAGAAAAACGCTTAGAGACTACCCTTCGTTTCGAATTTGACAAAGAGCTTATCTCTCTTAAATTTGAACAATCAGAATCTCTGAAAACTAAAGTCAATTTTTTAGGCGAAGCCATACATCTTTTTGTTCTAAAAAAATTAAAATAGGATCGAATTGGAGCTGCTTTTGGTAGCATGCTTTTTTTGCTTTACCGCCTCAAAGGCTAGCCAATTACTCGTTCTCCCTTCTATCGTCGCTTTCTGCTGAATACCTCATTCCACACAGCAGATTGAGCTAAAGGAACATCTACTAGGATTCCCGATATGTACCAACAGGGCCCCTAGGGTATACTCGTTACTCAAGGTATATTTGCCTCTCTCGGCAAAATGAGGGTATTAGGATTGCTGGAAGGGATATCCATCTCCCCTGTAAGGGAACTATCAAGCTAGTGAATGGAGATTATTAACCATGCAAGTTCTGGTTACAGGTGCGGCTGGTTTCATTGGTTATCACTTATCCCAGCGTCTCTTGCAAGATGGTGTTCAAGTCATGGGGATTGATAATCTCAATGACTACTATGCCGTCGATCTGAAGAAGTCTCGCCTAGCCGAGCTGGAGCCGAATCACAACTTTAAATTCCAATGTTTAGATCTCAGCGATCGCAAGGGCATGGAAACCCTGTTTGAGAGCAATATCTTTGATGGGGTGATTCATTTGGCTGCCCAGGCTGGGGTTCGCTATTCTCTAGACAACCCTCATGCCTATGTAGACAGTAATCTGGTGGGCTTCCTTCATATCCTTGAAGGCTGTCGCCAAAGCAAAATATCTCACTTGGTTTATGCGTCTTCTAGCTCAGTCTATGGTGCCAATAAAAAAGTCCCTTTTTCCGTCGCTGATAATGTGGACCATCCCGTTTCTTTGTATGCCGCCACTAAGAAATCGAATGAGTTAATGGCCCATTCCTACAGCCATCTATATCAAATACCAATCACCGGACTGCGGTTCTTTACGGTATATGGTCCTTGGGGACGACCGGATATGGCCTATTTCAAGTTTGTGGATGCCATAGCAAACAACAAATCCATCGATGTCTACAACCACGGAAAAATGCAGCGAGATTTTACCTATATCGATGATGTCGTCGAAGGGATTGTCCGAGTTCTCCATCAGCCTCCTAATCCAGACACCACAACCCCTCCCTACAAGCTCTATAACATTGGCAATAACCAGCCCGTAACCCTGATGCGCTTTATTGAAGTGATTGAAACCGCCATGGGCAAAACGGCGGACAAGAACTTTTTACCGATGCAACCGGGGGATGTCCCGGCAACCTATGCAGATGTAGATGCCTTAATGAATGACGTGGGCTTTCAACCCAAAACCCCAATTGAAGATGGGATTCAAAAATTTGTAACTTGGTACCGCGACTATTATCATTGACATCCTCATCCAGCCAACCTAACGGTATGGCTGGAGATTCCCCGGATTGCTCCGAAGATTTCCTGCTTCAGTGCCAGTTGACTAGAATTCAGTACTGAACTCCCCGTCACCTCGACTCCACAGGCATTTTCTATTCCCCGTTGCCCACGGGTACAAATCACTTGAGCGGCAGCAATGTCTCTGGGCTTGATGGACCCACATTCAAGACAGTGAGAGATTCTAACACTCAAGTCTTTTTTGACTTCGGCACCACAATCAGGACATTCCTGACTCGTACCTCTTGGGTCAACCTTGGCGTAATAAACATCACGCTTAAAGCACACCCAAGGCAAGATTTGATTCGTAAACTGACCCAAACCAGCATCAAGTGTGTGCTTCCCTAGCATCCCCTTAGCCATAATGCGGAAGTCCAAATCCTCAACAAACAGGGCATCAGCTCTGTCACAAAGCTGATGAGCCAGCTTAAAGTGCCAGTCCTTACGAGTGTCGGCAATCCGTTGATGCACTCGTGCTATTTTCTGCAACAACTTAGAACGGTTAGCACTTCCCTTTTGCTTTGTCTTCAGCCGACGTTGCAGCAATTGCAGCTTGCGGTGTAACGGATTGAAAAAGCGAGGACGCTTCACCTGGAGTCCATCTGATGTTGACAGAAAATACTCCAAGCCCACATCAATTCCAGTGGGATGCCCTTGAAAGGGCACCTCTGGAATATCGACATCGGCTTGTAAGCTCAACAGGACAAAGTACCCTGAAGCTTTGCGGACAACCCTGGCCTGCTTGATTAAACAGATATCAGGAATGTCTCTCGACCACCTCACCTTTACCCAGCCCAGCTGTGGAAGCTTGATCCCTTGATCGCTGATGGGATTCCTCAGCATCTGGGGAAAGACAAAGCTACGCATTCTGGCTTGGTTCTTAAATCGAGGCAACCCTGCTCGTTTCAACAGCCATGCTTCCCAAGCAACTTCCAACTGCCTTAAGGTCTGTTGCAACATTTGAGCATTGACAGACTTTAGTTCAGGTATTTGCTGTTTAGCTTGAGTAAGCGCTTTGGCCTGTTTCACATAATTAGGAAACGGCTGATCAGCAGGCAATATATATTCCCGATGGAGGGAGCAAGCGTTCACGGGAGACTTGCGAGAATTCAGCCAGTCTTTACGCTCTGCTAGGGCATAATTCCAGACTTTGCGACACACGGATAATGTGCGCTCAATTTCTGCAACTTGCTCTACAGTTGGTTTTAGCTTGAATTCCCACGTCATATTGAGCATATCTACATTATACAACTTACAATGTAGATCTTGCTCCCTTTGGTCACGCTCCGCTACACCCCCAACCAAGCTTTCAGCTATGGTTGGAGTACTGCGAAGGTCTTTTTGATAGCGAAGTTCAAACTTGTGTTTTCTTCCATCTCTGCCTAAAGCTTCCGCAAAGCTGGTTGGTTTCCTTTCTCAGAATCAAGGTGTTTGTCCCAATACCGTATGGGTGGACTGTCAACTTATCTGGTTTCTAATCTAAATCACAGAATTCCATCAGGATAACCTCAGTCTCTTTGAATAGATTAGTAACTATCAAGGGTCAATCAATCCTTTTACAAGACAAACTCACCGTCGTCATCCATACCAGAGCTATCGATAATAACTCTGCTATCGGGTTCCCATATGTCACGCTGTAGAGTCTGAAGATTAGAAACGCACTGGTAATTTTCCACAAACACAAAAACCTTTAAAACCAATGAACCCCCACATATTGCTAGTTGAAGATGAAGTTAGAATTGCTCAGCTCGTTGAACTAGAATTGTCCGATGCAGGGTATCAAGTCAATATTGCCCATGATGGCCAAGTCGGTTTAGAACTTGCCCAGGCCATCCAGCCGGATGCTATTGTTCTGGATTGGACCTTGCCAAATTTGACGGGTCTAGAAATATGCCAACATCTTCGGGCAGCCGGAAATGCAGTTCCGATTGTGTTTGCAACCGCCATGGATGATCCGCCCCATCGTCAAGCAGCAATGGCCGCAGGTGCCAATGCCTATGTGGTCAAACCCTACAGTATTAACGATTTGATGGAAACCCTGACTGCTCAACTTCCCAGCGCTGCCGCTTAAAATCCTAGGGAGAATTAACCGTTGGTAAAGACACGGTAACGGTAGTGCCACTAGCAGCTGAAGACTGAATTACTAACTCGCCACCATGAGTTTCCACAATCCGCTTGGTAATGGCCAGTCCCAACCCATTTCCAGAGGACTTGGTGGTAAAAAACGGCTTCGTTAACTGGGGCAGCACATCTGCGGGAATTGGTTCCCCGCCATTATTGACTTCAATCTTGACTTGATCTTGCAGCGCTACAATCTGAAGCTGCCAAATAATGGGTTCACCTTCGGGAACCGCTTCACAGGCATTGCTAACTAAATTGATAAAGACTTGCTTCAGTTTATCGATATCAGCATCTACCCATGCCGACTCATCAGCAGGCATCAGCTGAATCGGACGATCTGCTGCACTGGGCATTTCTTGTAAGGTCGGCAGCATATCGGCAAACAACTGATTGAGCTCAACTGCCGTTGTGTCTAACTTTTGCTGTTTGGCATAGAGCAAAATTTCATTCAGGAGTCGTTGCAACCGTTCTGACTCCTCTAAGGCCAACTGCAAACGGAGTTTGGCCC includes:
- a CDS encoding YdcF family protein → MLKIHRKTRKYTIIFLLGLCAALISIIPIRLTIAAWQAPSPQAILVLGGNPDREKSAAQIAQFENHLDIWISSGTKPEKALSFFQALGIERSRVHLDYQATDTVTNFTTLVPKFKQRRIQHIYVITSNDHMPRAKAIASIVLGSQGITFTPVYVPTNNEQEPIYKVLRDSGRSLIWVFTGFSGA
- a CDS encoding polysaccharide biosynthesis tyrosine autokinase, coding for MTHTPVVMESSQQSDFIKYWLMVRRRWLPASLTFLVVLVISLFRVYQEEPKYIASGQLKFEEGQRSSELIGLDSAINENERGQSSMQWQRSLDTEVLSMSSPEQLIKVLEKIGDPRIQPSLGEMQENLRIVQLDETNVVAIRYSANKPELSAAVVNQIMQQYVDENLEKNRASTLAAIDFINRQLPEVKQRVFRSDSALRRFKETYQINDLDSAKEANAKAQNDLQVTLDQTHRQLSETQAQQQKLQSLLGLDPQQALLTITTSHASITKSHEEVEKQIAEARSNFHPDHPVIQELVERQVQLQALLKQKAEESTQSTSQLSLVGNQQHDLRAQLIQLEIKRRGLEQQLATFRNQLSRYNLQAKTLPQLEQQQNDLERNAKAAASTYQNLLEQIQELKVTANQATPTVKILQNATRPEPTRTTYMSAGMRGGMAGLLLAASIVYLLERVDRKLKSKEDIRQIYPYRILGEIPTFAEAEGEYSKLPTLANPASHVSEAYRMLQASLKFLSLELSPRIIMVTSAITQEGKSTTCANLAASLSQMNHRVLLIDADVRLASQHHIWELKNQEGLTHILLRNNVVEQHSLPTHRVSKGLDVITAGRISSNPLPMLESEEFSAFVQGQLDTYDYVLIDSPPLVSVADPLVIGKIADGIVLVARPEHLERELAQKANELLTQSNLIVLGTVINGVIDSNEPHSYYSYYGRYTDQVHSSSNGLVKQLTELHH
- a CDS encoding NAD-dependent epimerase: MQVLVTGAAGFIGYHLSQRLLQDGVQVMGIDNLNDYYAVDLKKSRLAELEPNHNFKFQCLDLSDRKGMETLFESNIFDGVIHLAAQAGVRYSLDNPHAYVDSNLVGFLHILEGCRQSKISHLVYASSSSVYGANKKVPFSVADNVDHPVSLYAATKKSNELMAHSYSHLYQIPITGLRFFTVYGPWGRPDMAYFKFVDAIANNKSIDVYNHGKMQRDFTYIDDVVEGIVRVLHQPPNPDTTTPPYKLYNIGNNQPVTLMRFIEVIETAMGKTADKNFLPMQPGDVPATYADVDALMNDVGFQPKTPIEDGIQKFVTWYRDYYH
- a CDS encoding RNA-guided endonuclease TnpB family protein, giving the protein MLNMTWEFKLKPTVEQVAEIERTLSVCRKVWNYALAERKDWLNSRKSPVNACSLHREYILPADQPFPNYVKQAKALTQAKQQIPELKSVNAQMLQQTLRQLEVAWEAWLLKRAGLPRFKNQARMRSFVFPQMLRNPISDQGIKLPQLGWVKVRWSRDIPDICLIKQARVVRKASGYFVLLSLQADVDIPEVPFQGHPTGIDVGLEYFLSTSDGLQVKRPRFFNPLHRKLQLLQRRLKTKQKGSANRSKLLQKIARVHQRIADTRKDWHFKLAHQLCDRADALFVEDLDFRIMAKGMLGKHTLDAGLGQFTNQILPWVCFKRDVYYAKVDPRGTSQECPDCGAEVKKDLSVRISHCLECGSIKPRDIAAAQVICTRGQRGIENACGVEVTGSSVLNSSQLALKQEIFGAIRGISSHTVRLAG
- a CDS encoding response regulator transcription factor, whose amino-acid sequence is MLVEDEVRIAQLVELELSDAGYQVNIAHDGQVGLELAQAIQPDAIVLDWTLPNLTGLEICQHLRAAGNAVPIVFATAMDDPPHRQAAMAAGANAYVVKPYSINDLMETLTAQLPSAAA